The genomic stretch tttttaaatatactaaCATCTAGTGGGACACAGTGGCGGTCCAGTTTCCAATTTGATAATGACCGTGCAAGCGGTAACGTATGACAGCCGTCACAAGCAGCACATAGCTAAGACAAACGCACATGGGAAAAGGGACTGCAAAGTGTCACAGAAAGATAAAACGATGTGCCAGAGAGAGACACCAGAATCTGTGGATGCCTGTTCCCTCTGCCATATGCCATTCTACTTCCCATATATGTTACATCCTGACACTTGCTGTAACGTTTAATATGTTGAGCACACTGTAATAAGAAATGCCTGTGGGATACACAGTTCAAGTGACAACGGAGACTTTTAGCCCTTTAGGATAAAAACACCTCTGTGTGGTTATTGTAATGCATCGGTATCATAAAAgccagaatgaaaaaaaagcacaaactgaCTGCTCTCAGGAGCAGTCCTATACAGTTATAATGGTTTTACATTAAATTGTCTATAACAATTGCCTGTCATTAAATAGTAACAATTTAGAGGTACTGGGAAAGAATACTGGATCACAGGGAGCCAGATTTTtatgaagggggaaaaaaagacttattCATATACCTTTTCCATTGTTGGCGTTTTGTGGGTGAACGTGGCAAAAAGCGATCATTCACAATAGCTGATGATAGCACCCCATGAAGGAGCTAACTCTTTACCCCCACCTACTTTTGAACAGAGCTCCAGAAAGAGGATGGCAAGGGATAATTTTTCGTCCTTAGAGCTGGGCACCCTGCACGTGCCTCACACCTGAATGGGACTGCGGCACAGGAGTTGGTTTCTGATCCTCCAGCGGGGAAGAGGAGACACTGAAGAGATCATAAGAAACCAACCCAGAATGGGGATGAGCTTGTGTGTTTACACACATtcgtttaaaaagaaatttactcTGTCCCTCTCCACTTGCCTTCTGTTTGGTCTATGTTATCTGCTCTTATTCTGAGCTCTTCGAGCAAGGGACTGTTTTCCAGATTTCAGTGATGTAgtacaaaaaaaattcccatcaTCTTTTTTGTTGTGGTATCCGCTAGATACTAGTGCCAGGTTCTTCCTACTCATTTTTCTCCACTCACCCATCAGCCTTTCTTCTTGGAATAGCAGCAGGACCGCAACTGGAGTCTCACAGAGTTGCCCGACAGTTGTTTGCTGTAGCATCCTGCACTTCAGTGCTATGCTTACAGCATCAGGCAATGCTGAATGAGAAATAACCACAACCAACTCATAAGAAATAAGGGCCATGCGTCTACAATATCGTGCTTTTGGGGAGTACCCTAGGTGTAGTCCTCACTGTGCTGGGTGTAATATGGATAGATGCCCTGTCTGGCAGAACCATATATTCAAGAAACTCAGAGGAGGAAGACTAGGAAATAGCATTACCCTTCCTTTACAAGTGAGAATTGAGGCACAGTTTCTTCCCCACCAAGATCAAAATGAACATCTGTGGCAcgtaaaagaaacaaatctcaGAGTAACAAGTCTGAGACAGTTCTTTCTTGTGAGGAGGTACATGAAATGGGCTTTTTAGGGAATTTGACTTCATTCTTTCCCAGCAGTAAGGTGTCAAGGTGTTATACGTTTTTGAATGATATCTTAAGTTCAGCTGATTTAcctttagtctttttttttttttttgaaggtagCAATTAAAGATTAAGCATTAAACAGCGTATTTTTGCAATGAATTTCACACAATACTTTTGAAGTTCATGAATCTATTAAGTCTTGGACATTCTCTAGTGTATTAAACAACAGTAGTGatttacattattttgaagCTGCAAATAAGTTTTCAAGGGTAATGGATTTCATATATAGACATAAAAAGATAAAGTTCCTTCATTTATGCCTGCTGACTTCTTTTCCCTATCATACTACATTTAACAAAATGTATAAGGCAGAAAGGATGCTggtgtatttttatgttaattaatgtattttaatttcaaatagcATTTTTGAAGCTCAAATAGCTTCCAAAAAAGTGGTGCCAGGGCAAAACTaatgaattttaattcttttcagtaTACTTCTGCTTTCATAAATTCTTTTTGTTATATTCTGATGCATGAAAATGCATCAGTAGGCATTCAGAGCATGCAGCCCACAGATCTGACTTTTTACAGAAATCCAGTTTAAATTTTTAAGCTACATAATAAAGCTCACCTCATAagtgtgttatttttaatgacCAATTAGATAAGagctataaaaatacatacttcAGGAAGGTGGaccaactttttaaagatttttttttttcataacaagTAACAAGTAAGCTTTCTGCACAGAGGATGTGTTTAACTGTTTTGTAGCTGAATCATGCTATTCTCAGCCAAATTTTAAGGGTGTGCCACTGTTGTCCTAGAAGGGCCGCAGCTAATAACTTACCCTTGTTGCAGTTACGTTACTTAGAGCAAGATGATGTATCCCTTAAGGAGTTAAACTCTGGAACTTCACTGCATTAACCCTGCTCTTCTACATCTTGGAGCGCCTCAGCAAACTCTCAGTTCCTCGGGAGCGCGATTAGTTTGGGCTGTGATGTGGTAAAACAGAAATCACCGTGGACTCTACGGTATGCCCGCGGCCGCCGGAGCTGGTGCGATGGCTGTATTCTAACGCTGATGGCGAGGTGCACAAGAAACAGCCTTTTTTAATAGCATGGTCCATGTATCACACTGATCTAATCCCAGCCAATTTTAATAACTGTTCTTGGCACAATAAACCGGTCCTGTCCTTTGTGTAACACTTGCCATAGCAGTAATATAAAATCAATGATGTTGTTGAGAGAGATTGTTGTTACTCATCAGAGCAGATCATGAAATGATGCTTCTTTACCCTTCCAAAACTGTAGCATACCTGGATTCTCGtataaagcagcagcactggccaTAATTTACTGCATTGCAGTAAAATCAACAATGCAGCATTCTGCAGAGTCAGGCAAATACTCATATTTGATTTGGTAGGTGAatagagagagaagaaaatgctctgaaaaaaaatatttttaatcacattACTATATTTCTTGTTTGTAACCCTCCAAAACCTCCCCTGTTTAACTAAACACTGGTACTTCTTGAAACCAAAATGTTGTTCTGAAGCCTGATTTGAAACCATTTCTTTTACAAGTAGCAAAGTGAACCacgttttttttcctcaaaattctttcttttggagggaccaaaaaaaaaggacaatttgAGAAGTTAACAGGAACTTATAGGTAAGTTCCTGTTGAGCAGAATACAAATTTCAAGGTAAAAATGTGAGGTGTAAAAAAAAGCATCCAATTCCATCTAAGAGAAACTTCCCATAgttagaaaggaaattaaaaaatcttctgTAGTTGAGAGTAAACACAAACTTAGGATATTGCTGTCCAGCTATACAGGGCAGtagtgatatttttttaatcagaaaaaaaccaacatagtTTAAGGTGTAACAGCTTAGGAAATGTAGAAGTTGTCAACAGACTTCCTTCCTGTTCCCTATGAAAACCTAacatattataaatatttttcttgtctgtttaCCATTTGCCACCTTAAACTTAGCTTCTGGTAaaactgtgttttttccccaggtcGTCTTGAACTGACACTGTGGTAGATTATTATTTCATTCAGTAAATTTTGAATGTTGAATAAATGCCATTTCTTTCTAATTAAATGATGATAAAAAGAGTTATTGTAGCATTAAAATAATCTACCCTTGGTATAATTTGCAGTTTGTTGTTCCTGTCTGAAACATGAAGATAAAAAAGACAACTCATCATCTCAGTTTAGCGGCAGGGATCTTCATAACTGTTGAATATGTAAGAAGGATGAAGATGAATGCACGCTTGCTTTAACTTAACCATGCGCTCAGTACAAAAGGCTTTGAGGAGTGAGCATTCATCTATACTCCAAGATTTCATAAGTTAGCCAAATAAAATTTAGGTTTCATAATGTCCTTAATAACAAAAATTCATTATCTCTACGAAGACTGCACAATTAAAATCCCAGTCCTTTGTGGCCAATGGGAGATTTCCTTCTAGAATAAAAAACCTTTTATACAGAATATTGGCACTATAAATTTTCAAGTGAAAGACGTGTAACTTTACAGGTTTGAAATACATGCTAAGAGAGGATTAAAAAATGTCAAATGGAAACCTTAGtcaaagatgttttattttaggGCACACTACGTGAAATAACTTTTATGAGTTAACCACTGCACTGTGTAGTAACTCTACGTTGTCATTCTAGGTACCTGGGAATAACGAGACCTCTTACGTATCCTGTAAGGCAGAATGGGAAGCGTATGGCCAAAATGATCCTGTGTGTATGGCTCTTATCTGCCTCTATCACTATACCCCCGCTCTTCGGTTGGGCCCAAAACGTAAATGATGAAAAGGTTTGTTTGATCAGTCAAGACTTTGGCTACACCATTTACTCCACAGCAGTTGCATTTTATATTCCAATGTCAGTGATGCTTTTCATGTACTATCAGATTTACAAAGCTGCTAAGAGGAGTGCTGCTAAACACAAGTTTGCTGGTTTTCCCCAGCCGGAAGAAATGGAAGGGATTTCTATGAATGGAGTTGTAAAACTGCACAAGGAATCTGAAGAATGTACTAATTTTTCACGACTCCTAAAGCAcgacaagaaaaacatttccatctttaaaagagaacagaaagctGCCACCACGCTTGGGATTATTGTTGGGGCTTTCACTGTCTGCTGGCtgcccttcttcctcctctcaaCAGCCAGGCCCTTCATCTGCGGTACAGCATGCAGCTGTATCCCGCTGTGGGTTGAGAGAACATTTCTATGGTTGGGTTACGCAAACTCTCTCATTAACCCTTTTATATATGCCTTCTTCAATCGGGACCTGAGGACAACTTACCACAACCTACTGCAGTGCAGATATAGGAATATCAACCGGAAACTGTCAGCTGCAGGGATGCATGAGGCTCTGAAGCTTGCAGAAAAGCCAGAATTTGTTCTGTAAGGTCACTCATCCTTTACTATAATAATTTATCGTTTTATCGCATTAGCTTTTTCTCCACAGATCCAAAAGAGGAGTTATGGGAAGAAGCAGGCTTCTTGAGCAGTGTTAACATAGTCGTCAAGAATCTGGAAGGTAGCAAGGTTAATTCCTGTACAGCCCACCAGTCCTAGTGAGCCTCAAGAAATAAGACCACCATCTAAAGAAGCTGGGTGTAAGAGGAATACCACGAAGGGGGGGCGGTAAATGGTAGTGCAGGATGTTTGAGTTCCTAGTGAGGAAAGAGCATAGTTGGCCTAACCCATTTGTTTGGCCCTTGGCCCCAAGCAACTTTTAGTAGGTCTGAATGTTGGATGCGTCTTGTATCCTGGAGATCGTTTGCTATAATAAAGACCTGAGAATGGTGAAAACTTGAGTATAATTCATTGCTTTCCACTTtgttgttataaaaataaaccatttaaGAAGAAGCTGGATGAGACAACTTATATTGCTTAGAAACActctttattattaaaaaacccccatatgTCCATTAAACATTAATTTACTGATTGCCTGGAAATAAACTACTTTGTGAAATTACTGTTGCTTTTGCACAGCAACTATGGCACTGAAAGAATATGTTACGATTCCAATGTGAATATAAGAGTTTGTGTAAAGTCACATGGACCAACATCTACTGCCGCATACAGTCATGCAGCACAATTGGCTGCAGTGCTGCTATGCCAGTTACAGTAGGTAAAGGTCTTAGCCTACATTGCTAACGTAACAAACGTGTCTGATTACAGTTTATTTCAGGTCTGATCTTTgtccatcttttctttctttgagtcTCTCGTCTTTATCAGTTGAGCCCTTCTCTAATCTAGATGGAAACCCTGTCTATGCTCAAGTCTTAGTTTCTGTTGATGTTTGCCTAGTCCTTGTTCCACTTCAAGAGTTAATTGTCTATTTGAAAGCGTTTCTAGCTTCGtgggatttctttcctttctgaactcagtgagggaaaaaaaaaatctgaggacTCGATAACATTCAGAGACATCTGGACTTTATCCTTACAAACTGATGTTGGTCATCACTTCTGCTTAAAATGATGTAAAGCCTTGCCTTCTGTAAGAATCAAGATCATTTACTGTCTCCAGTTCTAGTTGTTTCCCTCTGCCACTGCAGCTCATCCAAGTATGTGATTGTGCTTTCCCTGGCTTTGGTAACAAAGCTCTTCCCTCAGTGGAGCAGAGTCAAATATtataacaatatttttctttatcaactattaaatgcattaattatattaatatattagtAGTAATGTATTAATATAAAATGCACAGGTTATGTAATATATTACTATAATaacatgaaataataataaacttaTAACAAATCATAAGAACAAGAGGTTTTCTCTGGACCAAGTTTGCACTGCACACCATGTTCCAGATGAGGCACAGGGTACGTTAGTGACTTGAGACTTTCAGACCTCAATCTACTTTTCAGATATCGGGCTTCCTATATAAGGATATATTGGAAAATATACAGATAAATGTATCTGTGATGATTCCAAGTGGAATTGTAAAACTCTGAAGCTGATTTCAGAATTCTGGGCAGAAGTTTCAGCcatttttattctgcagaaaaGTCTGAGAAGTTGTGTTTCCTCCAAATaagaatttatatatttttaaaaattaaatatagaaGTGTCTTATGAGTCAGAAATTGCCATTTGCCCAACTGTCACTAAAGGCAATTGCTTTCCTCAGGGAAAGCGTCCTGCAGGACTCCACCTCTCCTCTACCATCTGTTTCAGGTAATGAAAGCCCAGGCAAGAACAAGAGTTGTTATGGGCTGTGTCAATCCTTGAAGTTTTTAAGAGATAAACAGCCACCTTTCATCTCTGCATatgtttggaaagaaaggaaaaagaaaataaaagaaaaaaaccaagtttCTTCATAcagccaaaataaaacacatttatgtGGCAAAGTGGAAGCTGTTGTTGGATGGAGCTGTATTGGAGGGGAAAAGTAAGGAAGTTGAGAAGATTAGAAGAACGTTCCATTACCCAAGCACATGGATAACACAGCGttgagaagaggagaaagatttCAGACAGAATTCTAACTGAAAGTGGCTTGGATAAGAAGCGTAAGGAAATAATTGTTTGAGTTCAAGAACAGGActtcttactttttaaaaagataaataaatagaacTGCATCAAAATACCTAGCTTcagcagtaatatttttttaaattagatgaTTCACTGCTCATCTGACAAAGGGGTAACATCGCAATGGGTGAACGAGAGAGAAGTCTACATCATCACACGTGCAGCCTGGTACATGCTAGTACCAACCCCTAGAAGAGATCGCACTCAGTCTGTGTGTCCTTCCACGTGTTTCTAGGAGAAGGTGAGGGAGGTGAATCAGAAGCAATTGTGAGAAAAATGGTAATGAAAAAACTCCCAGAGCAAGCCAGAGCACAGAGACGACAGCATAACACTAACTGaatgaagacagagaaagagaaaggcgAGGCATGGGAAGCGAGGCATGGAAGCAGTTCTAAGTTTCAGACTTGTGATTGGATAGGTACTTTTGAGAAAACACGCAAAAATATAGAGGCAGCAAGGGTACGTATCCAAGATTTTGAGAGTAAAGACACAAACCTTTCTAAAATATACTTGTACAATCCCAGTGAAAAGACTGTTGCTACCCTCATTGCTTAAAGGGGACCTGGGCTCTGCAGGTCAGCACTGCTCTGGATTTAGCAAAActctattttataaaaaatttttGTTAATAGCAGCATGAAGTGAATCTTGGCTTTAGGTAAAACCTGTTGAGATGTAAAAGCGATGAAATCTAAGCCAATCTTTCTTTTCAGGTAACAGTGCATGTTGGCTAAATCCACAAACTGTAGTCACAGAGGGATGTGGATGACAGTGACAGCTAACTCCGTAACCCCACTCCTGGGAGGTTTGGAAGGTTTTGGCTATCTCATCCTTTAGTCACAGCCTGAGATGTGAGAAGTCCCACATTAACTACAGAGCGTGAAAGACTTGAAATATCGGACAATCTCAGGTTTTTCCTGAAGGTAGTTGGCACTTTGTGTAACATTTGAGTGTTTGACGGGAAAGGTTGGAGTGGGTCCTCAGGCGCACAGGGCAGCATAGTCATCAAAACAAGAAAGCCTGGGAAAAGCTATCCTAGAGAGTAGGTTTGCCCATTAACTACAGTGCAGAACTGGCCTAACACCAGCTGGATTTTTTGTGTGAGGAAACTCAACGCAGCATTTGTTTTTAGCTACAGTACCCACATGCAGTATTTCCAATTAGAAAGCTTAGTCATAGTGCTGTACGTCCTAGACCATCTTTCCACCAGCCACTAGTTCTGAAATTGGTTTCTAGCCACTACGAGATTTCTGGATGGTGATAATGGCAGGAAAATGGGATcatattttgcttctgtttactGGACTGACAAGTTTTTTGAACGGTTGTGCTCAGTTCATGAACACTTCGtacttgtgtttgttttccatgaTCTCGTGAGGCTGTTTAGCCTTTTTGCTTCCTCTATAGCTCTTAAGTGGGAATTTACCACTCCTTattcagggagggagggagggagtcaccacaatgcatttttatgttagggctttttttttttgctttttggtggGCGTTTCTGGGGAAATGTAGCTGGCTACACTGGTGCAGGGGATGCTCACTCAGCTATACCATGCCTAAACACTGGGAGAAACAAGGTGATACTgggaaatgcacaggcagtgaTTTCAGAGTGGTTGCCATAGCCTGTGCTAGGAGCTGAGGAAATCAGGAAGCAGCGGTGCAGCTGCTGACAGCATCTAGACCTCATCATCCAGCTCAAGCAGCCAGTCTTCAGCTGCAGCCTGAGATCTTGAACCGCTGCCAGAAATCTAGACATCAACACAGGGAGATGCCCGTCAGACATTCTTTATATGTCTCTTTGTTCACCTCTAAAGTGTATGTAAAGATCCTCAAGAGCAGCCATTGAGTATGTCAGTTCCCTAAAAGGAGTTTTAGTCACAGCTGAGCCAGAGATGCTTCCCTGAGCCCACTTTTCAGTatcacaaacacattttacCTAAGATAAACATCATCTGTGGCCAAAAAGGCCAAAGAGCAAAGCTCTGAAAGGGGCataaaaaaataaccctttCACAGCTCATTATGTGCTGTTAGCAATAACCTATCTGTAATTTGTCCATAACAGTAATACTAGCTCTGAATGGATCCCAGGTGAGGGAGTCCTGGATGTGCCTCCTTTACTTGAAACAGTCTTTCCACAGCATGCCTCATGACAGTAATATAGCAGGCAATGTATGGGTTGCACTTTACCAGGAAGCCCCTTGCATCCTTCTAGTCTCATCCTGCTCAGATGTACCATATTTATGTCATTTTTCCCTCCATAAACAGAGCACAAAGCAGCTTAGAGTAAGGGCTCTAGATGAATAGACTTTGACTGAACAATTCTTCTCAGTCTAAGCAATGCCTTTGGAACAGAATTTGAGAGAATGGTTTTGTGAGGAGTTTGTTTTGGCTTGTTTAGCAGccttccctgcccaccccccaccctcccatctctgtttctttctgttgagTTAATTACCCAGAGTCAAATCAATAACTGTTGCTCAGAGATTCTCAAGTGTCACGTATGACCATATTTCTTCACTACCATTCCTGCTGACAACTACCTTTGTAAATGTACTGCTAGCCTACTGTAAACCGCTCTCCCGTGTAGCAGTTAATCTGCAGTAGATCCAGGCAGTAACAGCATATAGCATTCCCCATGGTATTTTACCTCCTCGTTCAAATAAAACTCACGGTTTTGTTGCAGTATCAACACATTGTGAAAACTTTACTCCCCTTGCTCACTTGGTACTGCTTTTTTGAGGGAGCCTGTCTGTGGTAGAAGCCTGATTCCTAACATCTTCTCCCAGCTCCCGCAGTCTACCAGCGCGTAGGTTTAATGCTGAAGCACAATATTGGTGCTTACCAAACTCCTCTGTTTAGCAAGAGCCTTACTGGgtaataacagcaataatagAATAGTAAAATGTGTGAATTTATTATAATATCTCATTATTGTATGCCTATTGCATCACACTTCAgtttcatgaaaagaaaagcatgtttttcatgCTCTGTTCAGATGATTTACTAGCTAGCACCACCTGCAGAAAGATATTTCAAACAGTGGGAAATAAATCTACTACAATCAGACATAAAGAAGGGAATTATTTATCAAATTAATACTATAAATAATGCAGACAGAGTCCATTCACTCCCTCCCCCCTGCTTTATAGCAGGAAAATAGATTTCCAGACAGCCCCTGCTCCAGACACTGAGGTCAGCACAGCATCCCTAGAAGAACAGTATTGAGGTAAGTTTTGGAACCACTGACAGCTGTGATTCTGCAGATACAGAACTGGAAGGTGTTTTGAAGCAATGCCATTTGTTCTGTTGCTTTCCTCTAGCTATCAACTTAGCTttccatattatttttcttatctttcagGAAAAACTATTCAAAGTATAATGTTCTCAGAAAATGTGCAAGATTAACGTGTCATCAAATCCTGCTCATGGTTTGCTTAAGAATCAGCTGTTGTCTTTAAAACAATGCTTCTCAGGAAGatgcagggagagagaagagaaaattcaGAGACGTGGGTAACAGTCTTAGAGTGCAAGGTTATTAATGTCCTGGAACAGAAGACACTCACCCTTTATTTCAAAGGAGTGAAGTAGGGATGGCGAGGGctggatttcttcttttattattattttttttttaacaggaggtttcaagcaaataaaaatagtagtaaaaaagaaataacataagAAGCACTGCATTAGAAGAGCAATCTTTGCAATGTGCAGGGAATACAAACTTATGTCCATCTTTACTGATTTTTATCTCTTGAGTAATTATTGCCACTAAAGAGTGGGTTCAGAATGAATTTGAAGTGAATTATTACTGTTTTCTATACCCACTTTCTCAACATCTTGCCAAACAGGCCTGTCATTCCCTACGGTCCCTATTCTGGCACCTTTTTTAGCTGCCCTTCTGCGTTGCCAAACCCCTTCTCATGTAGCAATATTTCCAATAGGGCAGAATGGCTTTTAGTCACTGAAAGCTGAAAGATGCTTATAATTCCCAGATTAagctttctctgctgcaagCAAAAACCTCCACTGAGATACTGTGTTTTCTTAAAGATATTCATATATGGTTAGTCTAAGGGGATAATATTTTGACGAGTTGTAACTTTGTGACTCTACTGATTAACATTACTATTTCTGTCATTTGTAATCTTTCACATAGAACTAGTCAAgttactttagaaaaaaatgcatacagaTGTATCAAAGTTTCCAGAAGAGCCCAATGCACTTTTATAAACCAACATACCAGACcgaataaatattttgcttttagttttctATCTACTCAGTCAAAACCaacaatatttcattaattcagTAGTTGTGTGGTCTTGCTAGTTCCAGAAAATTGTGTTTGCAATatacttatttttactttctgcgagagaagagaagagaaagcaagccaCTGTACTATACTTGTTCAGCCCTTCTAGAGAATCTGTTTTAAAGTATGGAAAAATATAGCAGAATGCATCTGGATAAACTCACTAATGTCTCAGAAAACTTTGCATCTTTGGATAATCTAATCAGGATTTCTGCAGGTCTGTGATAAACCAGCAGAGATTCATAAGTCAAATCTACCATTGTGAAGATGGTCGCAAGGAAGAGATAAAATTAGgtaaattaaataaacatttacttCCCAACAATagttgcaaaagcaaaacaaccccACCCAATAAGGAAAAACTATATTTTTGTAATCTGAACACTTAAACAGCACAATGACAAAATACTATGGCTGctttacagaaatacagaaattaatacCTTAATGGTACATGTTTCCAAACAACGGTATGTGTTTCCAAACCGAGTAAGAGCTACTTACCCAAAATTTTAGAGACTGTTTCCCTAGAGTATTTAATAATGGAGATTTTCACTAAGGAACGATGGAGCAAGTTGCTGTGGCTTTGCAGtctagtaaaataattttaccttAGCACGTGTGTACTGTAGGGAGGATGTACGCCTCCTGTATACTGATATGCTATTGAGGACCCATTCAAGGTATCTCTTGCCTCTCCAAGCTAAGGCAGTACAGAAGCCCAAATATTTATCTTAATAGAGAATAAATAACAGAACTAATTCAAAAAGTAATATGGGAACCAAAACAAGCATAGAGAACTTGAAATCTTTTAGATATTTGATTGCAAACATGCAGAGGTCCTATAGGTTCCTTACAGAATACTTATAGTTTGTCTTAGCTTGTATACAGTAAGTATTTTTGGCAAATCCCTAAATCATTTCTCTCTTCAAACAAGGCAGTAAATACAGCAAGTACTGTGCAAAACACGCTAAGAACGTCTAACTTGCaattccaaaagaaataatcaaatgTTCAATCAGACAGATAAAGTTAACACTGTAAaataaccattttttaaaaaattagttttcactTTCCAAAATAATCTCCTGTCATcctagaaaacagcaaatatcATCAGCACCAAAATGGTTTAGATTTACAAAGATTTATAAAAGCAAACTTTTAGCCACAATAATGAACTAACTCATCCTCTTTTGTccacatattttctttaaagttgtTCCTCCAATGGAAGCAATACATGAATAGAAAATGATATTTCCTAAGGCAAATTATATAAAGTCTAGaattttattctctcttttaAAACCACCTATAATTAGCTAAAACATagcatttcaaaaaaaaaatccttgttttcctttatatcTAGTTTTGAACTTGGTTATAATTACCTGGTCAGTCCTCAAAAGTTCCTACCTACCTGCCTTCCTTTAATTTGCGTCTATTTTTGCCAAGATGTGTTTTCACGTAACAAAATATTCAAAAGGAGCAAGAATGCATGTTTGTCTGTAAAAATGCCTGCTCCCAATACATTCACTGATGGGAATAATTCAATGATTTCAATAGGGAGGCTACAACGCAGCAAAAGATTACCTTGCTGCATGCCATAGCC from Grus americana isolate bGruAme1 chromosome 7, bGruAme1.mat, whole genome shotgun sequence encodes the following:
- the HTR7 gene encoding 5-hydroxytryptamine receptor 7 isoform X3; its protein translation is MVLALNGSHLYGNLRLLVLEDPRALSGGRMIAGSWPPRSLAKLGPSPPPSALPTTSPLPGNDSQCGEQILSYGNVEKVVIGAVLSLITLLTIAGNCLVVISVCFVKKLRQPSNYLIVSLALADLSVALAVMPFVSVTDLIGGEWIFGRLFCNVFIAMDVMCCTASIMTLCVISIDRYLGITRPLTYPVRQNGKRMAKMILCVWLLSASITIPPLFGWAQNVNDEKVCLISQDFGYTIYSTAVAFYIPMSVMLFMYYQIYKAAKRSAAKHKFAGFPQPEEMEGISMNGVVKLHKESEECTNFSRLLKHDKKNISIFKREQKAATTLGIIVGAFTVCWLPFFLLSTARPFICGTACSCIPLWVERTFLWLGYANSLINPFIYAFFNRDLRTTYHNLLQCRYRNINRKLSAAGMHEALKLAEKPEFVL
- the HTR7 gene encoding 5-hydroxytryptamine receptor 7 isoform X2; translation: MVLALNGSHLYGNLRLLVLEDPRALSGGRMIAGSWPPRSLAKLGPSPPPSALPTTSPLPGNDSQCGEQILSYGNVEKVVIGAVLSLITLLTIAGNCLVVISVCFVKKLRQPSNYLIVSLALADLSVALAVMPFVSVTDLIGGEWIFGRLFCNVFIAMDVMCCTASIMTLCVISIDRYLGITRPLTYPVRQNGKRMAKMILCVWLLSASITIPPLFGWAQNVNDEKVCLISQDFGYTIYSTAVAFYIPMSVMLFMYYQIYKAAKRSAAKHKFAGFPQPEEMEGISMNGVVKLHKESEECTNFSRLLKHDKKNISIFKREQKAATTLGIIVGAFTVCWLPFFLLSTARPFICGTACSCIPLWVERTFLWLGYANSLINPFIYAFFNRDLRTTYHNLLQCRYRNINRKLSAAGMHEALKLAEKPEFVL
- the HTR7 gene encoding 5-hydroxytryptamine receptor 7 isoform X1; the encoded protein is MVLALNGSHLYGNLRLLVLEDPRALSGGRMIAGSWPPRSLAKLGPSPPPSALPTTSPLPGNDSQCGEQILSYGNVEKVVIGAVLSLITLLTIAGNCLVVISVCFVKKLRQPSNYLIVSLALADLSVALAVMPFVSVTDLIGGEWIFGRLFCNVFIAMDVMCCTASIMTLCVISIDRYLGITRPLTYPVRQNGKRMAKMILCVWLLSASITIPPLFGWAQNVNDEKVCLISQDFGYTIYSTAVAFYIPMSVMLFMYYQIYKAAKRSAAKHKFAGFPQPEEMEGISMNGVVKLHKESEECTNFSRLLKHDKKNISIFKREQKAATTLGIIVGAFTVCWLPFFLLSTARPFICGTACSCIPLWVERTFLWLGYANSLINPFIYAFFNRDLRTTYHNLLQCRYRNINRKLSAAGMHEALKLAEKPEFVLRSSDFSREKES